From the genome of Chaetodon trifascialis isolate fChaTrf1 chromosome 4, fChaTrf1.hap1, whole genome shotgun sequence:
TCGGCCTCTTCAGGGTGGCCACGGGAGACGGGCAGCCCACCCCCTGCATCGCCGCCAGCTTGCCGTGCTGGGGGTTGGGGGTGCCCGGGCAGGACAGCGAGGGGTCCTGGTGCCCGGCAGAGGACGGGGTGAGAgtcgaagaggaggaggaagacaagggtgaagaggagagggagtcGCCTGCATCTTTCCGGGGCTGCTCCTGCAGGATGGACAGCTGAGAGAGgacagggggagagaggaggtcaGGACGATCACGTGATCGCAGCTTGAACGGCAGGAGGGCGCCAGCGTGGCTGCTCTTTGCCTTCGCGGCCTTGACCACAGCTGCcctgttgttggtaaacacgCATATGAAGACTTTCACAAGATCCTGTGTAGCGTTGTGCAACACTTCCTGACTCCAGGCTGCTGACGGGTGTGGCAAAGCGAGCGAGCGCAGAATCAGAGAAATGCCACTGACTGTTTGGAATAAGAACAGAGGTGTTTACAGAGGTGGAGGCGACCTTTTCTCGTCTGCCTACTAAACAGGCAGGGAAAGACAAAAGGTGCATCTCAGGGCCTGACGAAGCAGACCCTCAAGTATTTTACAAGCAGCAGAAAAGCATCCGTGGACGGTCGCCACAGGAGGACATTCACACTCCGACATACCTGCTTAAGCCATACGTTGTGCTTGTTGGGCAGGATGTCCAGCCTGTCCTTGCCTCTCTTTACCCTCTCCCCGGTGGAGTAAGGGTTGTAGCTACTTTTGCCTCCACGCTTCAGCATGCTCCGTCCCCCCTTACAGCTCTGTCCCCATTCTAACGAGACCCAAGACAACTCTTGAAACTGATCTCGCAAGAGcgttcacacacattcactcactcacacacacactgcagcctgccACTGCTTTcctggttttaaaaaaagaaaaagaaaaaacccaaCACAAGGGCCAGATGAGTCAGtgagcagtctgtctgtcacactgcaTCATAATGACTGTTTTCAAGGAGGTTCAGACAGGCAGGCTACAGTTTGTCAGCCAGCAGCCACAAGGCGCTCAAACACAACCTGACCTACCACCAAACTTATATCCggtgacagcacacacacacatacatacatacatacacacaatcacCCCCTTGTCCGGAGCCCTTTCTGCAGCCTGTCCCCTCCAGCTGAAGGTCATctgacaccacacacacgcacagaaaccAGAAGTGATGCTCTACTCACAGACTGGGCGCTGCTCTGCGGCCCGGGGCTTCCTGCTCGGCTCTTCTTCGAGATGGATGGCGTCTTGATCAGTTCCCGTTTCTTCCTAGTGAACATCTTCAGCGTGCCTTTGCCGTCCATGCCGACTTCTTTGAGTTTCACGTacagcccccccacccaccccccgaCTCGCCACTTGGGTGCTCTTCTGCTCGCGCTCAGCGGGAGCTCGGTGCCATCCAGGCCGACCTTCAGCCAcggtatctgtctgtctgtcttcctgctccCGCTGTCGCACATCGAGCCGCGCAGGctcactgacagagagacagacagctcacCGCGTACGGCCCGTGCGCTCGCGGCATCCGCTCCGCGCGTGCGTTCAGCTTCCtcaaggggaggaggagggacgcGCGCGCAATCCGACTTACTCACAGACTTTTGGGGGAGATGAATTCCTGTTAAATCACACTGAAGAAACTGTCCTAACTTTCTTAGAAACCCAAACTAACtcgaaataaaaatgaaacgCGTCCTGACGCGCAGACACGAGCCACTGCCTCGTTCACAGGTACAATCCGCTCATTCTGACACACGTGCGTTTACAACATGTGACCTGAACCTTTTCACGGTGCCTTCCGCCTCCGCGTGCACCTGTTGCACACATGTAATTAAAATCTTCACGCAGCCCAATAAATACCTCTGAAACTACAGGACTAATGAAAGACAGCATTCATAATTTACGTCCAAAACGTATCCGAGAAACCTAAAATCTATCAGAGATTTTCAGGTGGTTTGAATTCCTCTTTGAAATTAGTAAAATAGTTTGTTGTAAAGCTGTCTGCTGTCAAAAAAATGTGGCTCAAAACACGACGGAAAAAAAACCTTAACCTTCATGTCACCAAACATCAGCAATCAAAGAAAAGCTCCACATCAATCTAAATGGaggcttttcaaaataaattatctAAACACTGTTGTGTTTACATTAGAGCAATAAGTATTCAGGCTGGTTTCATTCTGGCCTTGTAATCTCttgagtgactgactgactaaaaatgacaaagtcaatTAAAAAGTTACTTGAAGGCAGCTTTAAAACGCTGAACGCTGCATTGACATTCATCTCCTCTGCTCACTGAACACCAGAGGGGACTCCACAGTGACGTCTGATGAAATACAGTGAAAGAATAAAAGTTTAACTTGTGAAGTGTGAACGCAGAGCGGGGTCTGACTGACTCACCGGCAGCCCCCTGGGTAATAATGGGTTATGGGCCCTTAGTCACAATCCCCTCTTCCCATGTGAGAGTGTGATAATTTGAATAGacacaaatgtatttcagaGCATGCACCATGTGAGCATAACATCATATGAGTGAGAGGTTTGTACAAGGAGAGGGACCTCAGATTGCTGTTTATACTGCTGGTGAGTGTTTATGCACCAAACAAATTTACAATTCATCAAATAAAACATCAAGCGTGGGGTGAAACCACCGTTTGAAATCAGGAAAACACTTTAATGTAGAAAAAGTTCAACAGGCATCCGCACATTTAATACACACTCTTGCACATTTCTATGAAAAGACACTCACTTAGTACGATTTCTAATAAAACTAGAATTGCTTTGTATGTTACATTCAGCAGCAGTAACAAAGGTCAAACTGATTTGCTTGACGCAGAgttgtttaaataaaaatacGAGAAGAAATCAGGCACTTTGATCTTAACATTCATGTTAACCGTTCTTTCTTCAGATGTTACATCTTTTAGTAATCTGTTAAAAATCCGACAAAACTGTGAttctacagaaaaaaaaaagttcaaaacgATCCAAGAAAGGAGTTTCTCGGAGGAGTGAAATGTCCCCATCAGATCAGTGGATCTGCCTTTAATCCTCCACTCAAACTCTAGAGCTCGGTCGCAGGACCCCACTCCAtgtcgtcctcctcgtcctcgtcatCATCGGAGCTGTCGCTGCCTCGGATCTGCGTGCGTCTGAACTGGACGGCTTGGTGATGATGTGCCAGCCTGTGGGGACAGAAGGCGTGAGGTTAGCGCGTAATCTCAGTCTGGCTTTACTCCGAATCCCAAAGCGAGTAAGAGAAGACTTACACGATGAACTGAGGacccttcttctcctcctcctcctcagcttccgCCTGTGGCGCCGGCTCTGGAGAGCGAACCTGCAGCAGGAGACAAGACGGGCTTCAAACAAGAACTTCTCTTGGTTTCACAAGTGATCTTTGGCGGTAACATGTTGCCGTAACATGgaaatgtttggcttttttgaCTTAAAGGATTATGAAAATGGTTAATTTTGTCATTTCACTGACTACTCACTCACTTCTGGTAAATGAACAGGTGTGTTTTAATTACCTGCTGTAATTTCTCCTCGATAGCAGACAGGCTGGCGTGTTGTGGGTTTTCAGGCTCCACTGCAGCATATGAAGGCTCGTTCACAGAGAACCGAGTCGTGGGGTCGGGGGCTATAAAGTCCGGGGGTCCGTCTGATGGAGTGGTGGGCGCTATCACATCAAGAGCGCTGAAATCTGAGTCTGTAAAACTGCGATGGACGGGCTCGTCCTCCTCAGTGGCGCTGTGAGGCGGGCTGTAACTTTCCTGGCGGGGTGCCCTGGGCTCAGGTACGTGCAGCAGCGGTGGGATTTCTCTGAGGGAGTAGGCGTCGGCCTGAGGGTCCGAGTCCAAGGTGGGGCTGCGGTGGCCGGAGGCGGGCTCGGATGATCGGGCTAAAGCTGCTCCAGCTACCCTGGAGCTTCTGGGGGGATTAGCCGCGGTCTGCCCGGGGTAAGCCTCCTCCAGGTCCTCGTTGTCGGTGTAGGCCTCTCCGTCAGTAAAGACCTCTCCATCAGTGTCCTCCAGGTCACTGGCAGCACTGAGGTAGTCCGACTGGGTTTGGTCCAGAGCATCCAAGTCCTGCTCTCCACCACTCTCCAActacacaggaaaaaaaaattggttACTAGTTTGACTGAGATACAAACAGAACGTGAttatttgctaatcctttttgacacatactCAATTTAAAACAGTGCAAAGTTAATGTTAGACCTCATCAcgttcattgatttttttaaataactgcCTATTCTGAACTTGAtgcacgtttcaaacaagttgagacaggagtggaacgctccaaaaacacctgtttggaacattccacaggtgaacaggttgattggtaacaggtgatagtatcatgattgggtatgaaaggggcatcctggaaaggctcagtcgttcacgagCGAGGTCGGAGCGTGGTTCACCTCTCTTCTGCATGGGCTCAGTTTTTGGTTACTTTTTTGGAGTGGCTGGCTGTAAACAgtccagtttgtgtgtgtgggtcagaTGGAGCTGTGTGTCATGTCGTACCGTGACTTCAGACACCCAGAcgggtttggactgttggtggCGGATCTTGTCCTTCAGGCTCGCATACCAAACATTGGAGCTGGGCTGCAGGTCGATGCGTGCTGCAGGGAGAGTCGGAGGAAGAACTCAGTGCAAAGTGAGaagtacacacagagtaaacaGCTACCAGGACATCGGTCATGGATCAGTAGGAAAATAAAGAGAAGCTGTCTTTGTTCAGTCTCCTCTATTTTCAGCTATAATACAACTGACAGACGTTGCTCACGTGTGATTACCTGAGAAAAGGTGGCTGCACTCCTTCCTCAGCTTGAGGGCCTGTGAGTAAAGGCGTCTGGAGCTCTTGTTGGAGTTGGGGCTGTACCTCTGCCTCATGGCCTTGACGTCCTTGCGGCTGTGAGGGTCCAGGAACAGGACCATTGGGTGGTACTGGATGTAGTTCAGCCTCTCCACTGCAGTGGGAGTGATGTCCAGAAGAGGGTGCTTGtcctgagcagaaaaaaaatcagacaggaACAAGATTAATGTTTCTGTTAAATGTGACTGAGCATAAAACTGTTTCCAGTCCAGGTGAATTGAAGCCCGGCTCACCTTCTCTGCTATTCTCCTCACAGTGTCCAGTTTAATAACGGTGGAGCTGCTGTCTCCACTGCGAGGAACCATGTCTGCAttcacacaggagacagaaaaaccATGTTTAGTGTGAACGTCAGCTCAGGAGAACAACCAAAAACAGAGGAACGAACTTTCTGTCAAAGAGAGGAAACTGACCTGCCACTTCATATTCATCAGGCATCTCTCTGGCCAGCTTCTCCATGGCGATATCATTGAGAGGTCCCATAATGACGATGGGCCGTTTGAAATTAGCTGGAGACACAAACAATCATTACTGAAACTCGCCGAAACACCAGGACATCAAAAACCTTGATTTTAAAAACCAACCTTCTCTGAGCAGGACTCTCTCGTAGGCTGGGAATTTGCCCTGAAtggtgagctgcagcaggtcgTCACGGGTCCGACGCGTGCTCTTCTCGGTCTTCTTGTTCCCTCTGAGCCCCCGTAGTTTCCAGAACTCAGCTCTCGGTCCCGTCGCCTGCCGCTCGCCAGTCGCCCGCTGCGCCTGCTCTAAGCTGGCCATCGTCTCGGCCCTGCAGGAGATAACAGACGGGTGTGAAACCTACGCCTCTGAGGTTAAAGCAGAGACCTCCCCTCGGCCCCCTGCTCACCTGGCCTGGTTGGGGATGGTGCCTTTATCCATCTCGTGCAGGTCGTTCCCCATGCGGATGGCCAGCCAGTTTCCCAGCTTCCCGCGGTGCATCGTGTCCACCACCCTGAACACTTCTCCTCTGGTGAAGCTCAGACCAATGGGCCCGTCGGCCTCGTGGTCGAAGTGGGTGCGGATGTAGAAGTTGTCTGCCAGGTTGGACTTGATGATCTTCTTATAAactgaggagagggaagagttAAGACCACCGACGGACAGCAGCTTCACCCTGACTGTCATATGAGCGGTTAGGCGATAAACTCACGGTCCATCTTGTTCTGAGTGCAGATCTGAACCTGCTCTCCCGTCTTGATGTTCAGGAGGAAGTTGGCGGCCTCTTCTCGTGTGAAATGACcaaaatcaactttatttaccTGCGGGAGGAGGAGATAGTTCATCTTCAGCCGGACACAAGCTAGATTAACATTCAGCGTGCAGATTTCCATCTTTAACTACACGATCGAGTTGTGGTTTGCTGAAAGTGCAGCAGATTTTGCTGAACTTTGACTGCTCTGAAGCTCAGCTGGCAGGGTGATTTGACCTGAAACTCCAGTGCATGACAAGATAAACTGCTGATTCATGGTGACTGGTTATATTTTCATGACTCATGAAAGTTCCCTGACATGCTGAAATAGGGGCTATAACTGAGATTTAAGAGTTTAAGAGTTTCTGGCTCAAGATGAAATAAATGTCAATCTCTTCATTCCTGTTAAGCTCTAACAGTCACTGACTCAGAGACTTGTTTCATCGAGATGTTTATTTCATATGCTTTTGTCATAAATTCATGATTATTTGAGTATATACAGCCATTAAAAGTGGATTAAAAATAGAACGTAAACAAGTTTTTAAGTCtaacactttcaaaataatgtCTAAAATATTCCACCTTAAAATAATGTTTGCTTAAAAACATTTGTGGTCTTTATGTAAGGTTTTATTTCATTGGACCCTGTAATGAGTCACATGACCAGAGTTTAATTTAAGGTataactgcagagaaaagacattCAGCCCCCAAAAAAACCTCATTCTGCACATGAGCCAAGAagactgcagttcctcaaatggccacttgaggctccAAAGAAAgaatccccatagacccccacattaaaatgctcaactttacagcaaaaataaacatgtttacagtctTTCATCTTTCATGATAACTGAACAGGGGTGAAATTTAATATAAGCCACTCATTCAAATTACATTTGGTTTTAAAATTATacataattatgggcatgacCGTTTTGAGTGACAGTCAGCCTTTAGGTTTCAgcccgcctcagctccacccacgctccaccaTTACTTCATTGGACCAGTGAAGCTACAGTAACAATGAATCAATGCCAGGTGACAAACCTAAAGTGGAGCACCGTTATCTCACCTGCAAGATCTGGTCTCCCTCCTTCATTCCCTGTTCATACGCTGGGCTGTTCGGCTGAACTCCTCCTACAAATATACCAACATCGTTGCCCCCGACGAGCCTCAGACCAACGCTGCCCTCCTTCGCAAACGACACCATGTGAACATCTGAGCTGTACCTGAGAGCAAGAAGCAGAATCGGCAATGAGCTCGTTTCAGGTGAACTGACGGGATGCACGTGTTGATGTCCACACGGGTGGACAGACTCACCCTGGATTCGGTGATGGGTAAGAATCTGGAGGCAGGGAGTAGATGGGCTCCTCTGCAGGCTTGGCTAGAAGAGATACAGACAAAGTGAGACAAAGCTTTTCTGACAtgagaagctgcaaccagcGAAACTTCAGGGATCAAAATTGTGATTTGTTATTCGATCAATGAATCGGCCTTACTGTAGACTGGTGGGTTGCTCTTCACTGAAATCCCAGACCTGAGGGTATTGGTTCCATTAGCGGCACGAGGAGCACTGCGAGGTGGAGAAAGCACATTAACAAGAGTcatggaggaggatgaagctgtATAACAGTAAAGCacgagtttgtgtgtgaggacGATCATTCTGATGAGGTGCACGCTGAGCCGAACCTGCGGCGACTGTCCCCCCGCTCAGAGCTCCCAGACCTCCTGAGCTGTGACAGCTGGTCCGACTCTGAGTCGGAGTCTGAAAGAGGACAACAGAGACTGCGGTCAGGACTAACTTTTGGATCTAAAACATGAGAAGACGacgcagaggaggagagggtgtgACGCAGGAGGGCAGACTGACCGTCAGGAGGCGGCCGGACCGGTGATGCGACGCGACGAGGAGGCGCCTGGTTCAAAGTGACTGGCGTGAGTTTCACCTCAGGCAGGACTCTGAGAGGAAGACACATAAATGTAATGGACGGCATGTCTTTTCACCTTTTATGCCATCTTGTGACGCCTTAACAAAACGAGCATCAGTGCGTTACCTGTCACATCAAACCAAAATGATGAAACGTTACGTGATGCAATCCCCGCAGGAAGTCGCGTCatgtgtcatcagtgtgtgcagagtGTTTCACAACGTGTTCGACAGATGAACAGACATCCTGTCAGTGTCATTTCACTCATCTGCACAGTGACACTTTAACCTAAAAGCTGCCCTCAAGCGTCTCATTTCAAGTGTGCCAGAGTGCTTTCTGCTGCAGGTACGACAGCTCTAATGGTTCTTAACAAGCTCTAACTGTCGACTGTATCCTGTGTTTACACCACCGTGATCCATATCACGTTTACCTGtgcaacaatttaaaaaaatagatCATTTTATTTCCAATTAAATTCACTAAAActtaatttttttgtttaaatgttgttttaatttCGAGGATAACTCGTTGTCAGTCTCGTCTGATCGAGAGAGCTTCACTGACCCGAACGACTCCTTCAGTACAATGCCATCTGATATTTAAGACTATTTAGGCAGGAAATTTCAGCTGACTATCAACAAATATTTAACAAAGTGTAGGCACATTGTGTGAACTGCCCATATTCTGCTCAGGTTTCCATCAACAGACTGCTGCTTTACTGTCAACAGTGCTGGCTGAGGTTAAATTTCGGTACTTTAGGTAAGTTTAGAGTTAGATTTCGGGCTAGTCTCACAGCTCAAAGTTTAGActtctgcagcttttcagtgCGAAGCAGTGAGTTGATGAAGCGATCGCTTGCAAACATCTGACTTATCAGAGAGTCAGCCCCTGACTGAACACGTCCCGGCGTCTCTCACCTGACTCGGTTTCCTGCCCTGTTGGAGTCAGCGCTGTCTGTGGAGTTCCTGCGAGGGACAGATGCGTAACTGGCCTCTGATTCAGACTCTGACCGAGCTGCGGAGatcaatcaataaaatatgGCATTATGACAACAATTACAAACATCAGCACCACATTTTGGACATATTAAACAGACATTATTATTAGGAAAACACCTAAAGTTGattcacactgtaaaatgtcGAGTTGTCGAGTAACTCCTACATTAAGCTACAGATATTCACCATCAAAtagctgctaattagcacacATAGTAGTAGCACACTCGCAGTTTAtaagtcattataaagcacttattaattaCTTATTCTGCATGACTATATTCTACAAGTACTGGGCCTTGAACCAGGAGTTTTCTCTCAATTATCTCTTGATTACTGCATATTGATAGTCAGTAAGGAAGCTACCACAGTAGAAAAAATCTATATGTGTAGGCTTagtatgaaatgaaaaaatatggaatattgcacaataataaacataaatGACAGTCGTGCAAAGAGTTTGTATGTGAACACAGTGCTGCATTAAACACTCAGACAGCTGATGGAATGACGGAgctgctgatgtgctgctgctggtttatgaTAAACATGCGTCCTTAATATGAAGTGTCACCATACAGtcaaacaataaacacacagaatcTCCCGGCACGATAATGCATAATCCTCACAGACtcactacaaacacacacacacacacacacacacacttcagctgaaacattaagcgcacacacacacctctctgtggTGGATTACTGGTAACGCTCCACGGTGGCGGCTCCACTGCAACATCTGGCAGCACTCTgcaagagaagagagggaggcgggagtgagggaggaggaagacaacaaATCTGAGTCACGTTTGGAGAGGGGGGGCGCCGGTGGCTAATATGATGATTATTGATGAGGGTGAGACTGCGACGTTCAATATTCACCTTAGCGTCTCTGAGGGAAGCTCTGTCTTTGACGTTAACTGCTTTGTAACTGACTGAAATTAACCCAGCGGGATTAGTTCCCTCGTTTGATCTCGTCAGGTCGCGCCTGCTATCGATTCTCGACATGCTGGATAAAACATGCAGATTTGCGATAAACTGCGGAGCTAATCTGCAGCTGATTGGAATATAGCTGCTTCAGCGATAAGTGTCTTCTGTTCAATCAACACTTAGCCACATACAGGAGAGCGACATGTTCAGTGAAAGGCACTTTTATTTCATTGGTTAACAACACGTCACCACAGACACCAACACTTGGTACacagtcaaaaacacaaatcaagCAAAATCAAAGGCTACAAAACGAGACTTCAAGGCACAAAATGagcaaatcaataaaaatcACAAGACACAGAGGGGTAATTTAAGCTTCCAAAGGTAAATAAAAGCACGTGAttaactactactactactactactactaataataataataataacaacaggaGAGGCGAGCACAGTCTGCTGACCCAGTCCGTGACATCTTGTTGGGTTtcggggagggggagggggtggggatGCAGGTTGGAGGTTGGAGGTTGGGGTTGGGTGGATCTTCATCTATACCTGTATCTGCTGAGGGAGTCCTGACTGTGGGTGGTGCTCTGCCTCTGAGGAGGCGGCAAGCTGCCGTCCGACTCGGACTCAGAGTCTGAGaacagggaggaaaaagtgagaaagtcatttgtgtttttcagcgtTATTCATCGTCACATGCTTTAAACTCAGAACAGACGGCTTTAACGCCACGTTAAGCTTGACACACGTCGTGTTTCATGATGAATAAATCTTTTCAAAACTCTTCAGAGTGTTTCATGTTTCCTCTGGCTCCGGCGTTATTTGACTGCTCAGCGGCAAACATTCAAAGATTAAGCAAATGTTTTCAGAGAAATGTCTGAGTCCAGGATGTGAACCATCAGGAAGCtggttcgtgtgtgtgtgtgtgtgtgtgtgtgtgtgtgtgtgtgtgtgtgtgtgtttactgtatcaCTATTACTCAatggttttattctccatcttatgtTATGCTTTCTCTTTAGTTTCATCTGATTCTAATCATATTTCCCCTGTTTTTATGCtcattctgtgtcttttttatatgaagcactttgagcttcAATCCTTGAATGAAAGGAGCCATAAAAATAAagtgtcttattattattattattattattattatcactgaCCTGGAGGTGGGACTCTGACAGGAGAGTTGACCCTCCTCGGCGGCTCTGAGCGAACGGTGATGGGGGAGCCTCTCAGGCCTGGGTGGGGCAGATCAGGGAggactctgaggaggaggaagatgtgaGGAGAAGATGGTTAGAAAATGTCtggtggggaaaaaagaaaagattctctctcatctctcgtGGTGTCGGAGTTGAATCGAGCTTCGTCCTTACTTGTAGCGGCTGTCTGGGCGGGGGCTCTCTCTGCGCGGTGGAGGGGAAGCGCTGCGGTCGGAGTCCGAGTCTGACACCGGCTTACGA
Proteins encoded in this window:
- the tjp3 gene encoding tight junction protein ZO-3, producing MEELTIWEQHTITLNKDSKLGFGFALSGGKDKPHPDTGDTTVVVSDVLPNGPAMGRLFTKDQIVMVNGVSMENVHSNYTIQILKTCGKTANITVKRPRKIQIPATTRPSRAASHSNLLDADPPRRTRRYSDGSDNRDNSRYRYRARSNTPDRNGHGNTLPLMSSGYKRLPHQDVPDKPIRTTLLKKKVTDEYGLKLGSQIFIKHMTETGLAAKEGTLQEGDLILKINGMTTENLSLLETKHLVEKSRGKLTMTVLRDDRKFLVSIPEVEDSAPNSEDDRRRDSSSELEDISDIDDDMPVHRTSRHPTREKRTRRTRAEPPPAKSRDSSPVRSTLTRPPPRTYASRRAPSDSESDRSASPPAVRRNSPDTRDHSNKYKTLSGVSTLPNPRSSPVAHNWTAPRTTSSASRPRKPVSDSDSDRSASPPPRRESPRPDSRYKVLPDLPHPGLRGSPITVRSEPPRRVNSPVRVPPPDSESESDGSLPPPQRQSTTHSQDSLSRYRVLPDVAVEPPPWSVTSNPPQRARSESESEASYASVPRRNSTDSADSNRAGNRVRVLPEVKLTPVTLNQAPPRRVASPVRPPPDDSDSESDQLSQLRRSGSSERGDSRRSAPRAANGTNTLRSGISVKSNPPVYTKPAEEPIYSLPPDSYPSPNPGYSSDVHMVSFAKEGSVGLRLVGGNDVGIFVGGVQPNSPAYEQGMKEGDQILQVNKVDFGHFTREEAANFLLNIKTGEQVQICTQNKMDLYKKIIKSNLADNFYIRTHFDHEADGPIGLSFTRGEVFRVVDTMHRGKLGNWLAIRMGNDLHEMDKGTIPNQARAETMASLEQAQRATGERQATGPRAEFWKLRGLRGNKKTEKSTRRTRDDLLQLTIQGKFPAYERVLLREANFKRPIVIMGPLNDIAMEKLAREMPDEYEVADMVPRSGDSSSTVIKLDTVRRIAEKDKHPLLDITPTAVERLNYIQYHPMVLFLDPHSRKDVKAMRQRYSPNSNKSSRRLYSQALKLRKECSHLFSARIDLQPSSNVWYASLKDKIRHQQSKPVWVSEVTLESGGEQDLDALDQTQSDYLSAASDLEDTDGEVFTDGEAYTDNEDLEEAYPGQTAANPPRSSRVAGAALARSSEPASGHRSPTLDSDPQADAYSLREIPPLLHVPEPRAPRQESYSPPHSATEEDEPVHRSFTDSDFSALDVIAPTTPSDGPPDFIAPDPTTRFSVNEPSYAAVEPENPQHASLSAIEEKLQQVRSPEPAPQAEAEEEEEKKGPQFIVLAHHHQAVQFRRTQIRGSDSSDDDEDEEDDMEWGPATEL